One genomic window of Malaciobacter molluscorum LMG 25693 includes the following:
- a CDS encoding imm11 family protein, producing MIKSYFIIGPLLISKNFIDIFSHLISSDIKLFKAVIVDNEGNSNNDFYMMIILNHLSCMDDIKSVVEEKVFRDDSKSIRIKKLSINADKTDNKSVFLVKEKTSYSIVNEDFKNRGNKLNGLNFLKIS from the coding sequence ATTATAAAAAGTTACTTTATAATTGGTCCACTTTTAATAAGTAAAAATTTTATAGATATATTTTCTCATTTAATAAGTAGTGATATAAAGCTATTTAAGGCTGTTATAGTTGATAATGAAGGTAATTCAAATAATGATTTTTATATGATGATTATTTTAAATCATTTATCATGTATGGATGATATAAAATCTGTTGTCGAAGAGAAAGTTTTTCGTGATGATTCTAAAAGTATAAGAATAAAGAAACTTAGTATAAATGCAGATAAAACCGATAATAAAAGTGTTTTTTTAGTAAAAGAAAAAACTAGTTATAGTATTGTTAATGAAGATTTTAAAAATAGAGGAAATAAACTAAATGGTTTAAATTTTCTCAAAATATCTTAA
- a CDS encoding UDP-N-acetylmuramoyl-L-alanyl-D-glutamate--2,6-diaminopimelate ligase, which yields MLITINNKKFTDNSKEANNEVAFVYSAQNEKFCDDAKNNGCNELIASENLKDYVDFSKIKVIGITGTNGKTTTAAAIYSILLDLGYKVALQGTRGFFINDKKIEDYTLTTPVQLANFEHIQKAIDNQCDFFVTEVSSHAIQQKRIEGIDFELKVHTNITRDHLDYHKTIQEYINVKNSFFNDETKKLINRDDKIVKFNTKNAYTYSLDNPSTYKVGAYSFKNGMNVMFSNIEKMHSFSSLMMGIFNIYNLMAAIASVHLTTNRNLDEICEVVENFAGVSGRMEVVSNNPLIIIDFAHTPDGMKEVYESFNHKDIITVFGAGGNRDKEKRPLMGQIAAKYAKQIIVTSDNPRFEDPDLIIEDICTGIKDKSNLLIEVNRKEAIKKAIEQAKKNENSVLLILGKGDEPYQIIYDKKLPLIDKDEVLKHI from the coding sequence TTGTTAATAACCATAAATAATAAAAAATTTACAGATAATTCAAAAGAAGCAAATAATGAAGTTGCTTTTGTCTATTCAGCTCAAAATGAAAAATTTTGTGATGATGCAAAAAATAATGGATGTAATGAATTAATTGCTTCTGAAAACTTAAAAGACTATGTTGATTTTTCAAAAATTAAAGTAATTGGAATTACAGGTACAAATGGAAAAACTACAACAGCAGCTGCTATTTATTCTATTTTATTAGATTTAGGATATAAAGTTGCACTTCAAGGAACAAGAGGTTTTTTTATAAATGATAAAAAAATAGAAGATTATACATTGACTACACCTGTACAACTGGCCAACTTTGAACATATACAAAAAGCAATAGATAATCAATGTGATTTTTTTGTAACTGAAGTTAGTTCACATGCAATTCAACAAAAAAGAATTGAAGGAATTGATTTTGAGTTAAAAGTACATACAAATATTACAAGAGATCATTTAGATTATCATAAAACAATTCAAGAATATATAAATGTTAAAAATTCATTTTTTAATGATGAAACAAAAAAATTAATTAATAGAGATGATAAAATTGTAAAATTTAATACAAAAAATGCATATACTTACTCTTTAGATAATCCTTCAACATATAAAGTTGGAGCATATTCTTTTAAAAATGGTATGAATGTAATGTTTTCAAATATAGAAAAAATGCACTCTTTTTCATCTTTGATGATGGGAATATTTAATATTTATAATCTAATGGCAGCGATTGCTTCTGTACACTTAACAACAAATAGAAATCTTGATGAAATTTGTGAAGTTGTAGAAAACTTTGCAGGAGTTAGTGGAAGAATGGAAGTAGTAAGTAATAATCCACTTATTATTATAGATTTTGCTCATACTCCAGATGGAATGAAAGAGGTTTATGAAAGTTTTAATCATAAAGATATAATTACAGTATTTGGAGCAGGGGGGAATAGAGATAAAGAAAAAAGACCACTTATGGGACAAATTGCTGCAAAATATGCAAAACAAATAATTGTTACCTCTGATAATCCAAGATTTGAAGATCCAGATTTAATAATTGAAGATATTTGTACTGGAATAAAAGATAAATCAAATCTTTTAATTGAAGTAAATAGAAAAGAGGCTATTAAAAAAGCTATAGAACAAGCTAAAAAAAATGAAAATAGTGTTCTTTTGATATTAGGTAAAGGAGATGAACCTTACCAAATAATTTATGATAAAAAACTTCCTTTGATTGATAAAGATGAGGTATTAAAGCATATTTAG
- the comJ gene encoding competence protein ComJ — protein MKKYEVDLLISHHQVRLENRNYDDSYCQWGDINIQQGALLFEGFVSFDPIPDETFGAKVILSISDKHVIKDDVHRSIVIPFLYNKEYPLKISSALESHNISFELDDGLYQLYFDILEKDEVYYHFTLIKSNDKVMAKYLINDDFGGVAGKEIHFGSL, from the coding sequence ATGAAAAAATATGAAGTTGATCTACTTATATCTCATCATCAAGTTAGATTAGAAAATAGAAATTATGATGATTCTTATTGTCAATGGGGAGATATAAACATACAACAAGGGGCATTACTATTTGAAGGTTTTGTCTCATTTGATCCAATACCAGACGAGACATTTGGAGCAAAAGTTATATTATCTATATCAGATAAGCATGTTATAAAAGATGATGTTCATCGTTCAATAGTTATACCTTTTTTATATAACAAGGAATATCCATTAAAAATATCCTCAGCATTAGAAAGTCATAATATTAGTTTTGAATTAGATGATGGTTTATATCAATTGTATTTTGATATATTGGAGAAAGATGAAGTCTATTATCATTTCACTCTAATCAAATCAAATGATAAAGTAATGGCAAAATATTTAATAAATGATGACTTTGGTGGTGTGGCTGGAAAGGAAATACATTTCGGTTCTTTATAA
- a CDS encoding DUF58 domain-containing protein has translation MNAKLKKILIKSKKEVFSEIVGNNSSKLKGEGYDFLELKEYEYGEDVKNIDWVISAKLQKPYVKVFHAQKELNINIVPILNGSVYFGTDVFKQDLICEISSILAFSAIKQGDTFSSYIANNNIEVCTKKSKKNFSVNRMAENIFNYKSVGKKCDYKAICNQLFSHLKRRSLIFLIGDFFDSSKIDLKLLSKKHEVVVIIVRDKFEENLTTLGNVQLRDLENGIEYKGILDKTSINEYKKLLKQNDHILYEHLRKCNINFIKIYTDENPFSKLIRLMK, from the coding sequence ATGAATGCAAAATTAAAAAAAATCTTAATTAAAAGCAAAAAAGAAGTTTTTAGTGAAATTGTTGGAAATAATAGTTCTAAACTAAAAGGTGAAGGTTATGACTTTTTAGAACTAAAAGAGTATGAATATGGAGAAGATGTAAAAAATATTGATTGGGTTATTAGTGCAAAACTACAAAAACCTTATGTAAAAGTTTTTCATGCTCAAAAAGAGTTAAATATAAATATTGTACCTATTTTAAATGGAAGTGTATATTTTGGTACTGATGTTTTCAAACAAGATTTAATTTGTGAAATATCTTCTATTCTTGCTTTTAGTGCAATAAAACAAGGAGATACTTTCTCTTCATATATAGCAAATAACAATATTGAAGTTTGTACAAAAAAGAGTAAAAAAAATTTCAGTGTAAATAGAATGGCTGAAAATATTTTTAATTATAAAAGTGTAGGTAAAAAATGTGATTACAAAGCTATTTGTAATCAACTATTTTCTCACTTAAAAAGAAGATCATTAATATTTTTGATTGGTGATTTTTTTGATAGTTCAAAAATTGATTTAAAACTTTTAAGTAAAAAACATGAAGTTGTAGTAATTATAGTAAGAGATAAATTTGAAGAGAATCTTACTACACTTGGAAATGTTCAATTAAGAGATTTAGAAAATGGTATTGAATATAAAGGTATTTTAGACAAAACTTCAATTAATGAATATAAAAAATTATTAAAACAAAATGATCATATATTGTATGAACATTTAAGAAAATGTAATATAAATTTTATAAAAATATATACAGATGAAAACCCTTTTTCAAAATTAATAAGGTTAATGAAATAA
- a CDS encoding vWA domain-containing protein — protein MPHLFLLKKSSQKNSSLIEFLKYLAIIFAITALASPIKIKNTQYINSDGIDIVLSLDTSDSMKQRGFNKFNINENRFDVVKELVSDFITKRINDNIALVVFGNNALIASTLSFDKQAQKNILNYLNIGIVGPRTALFDSLVSSVKILKNSTAKSKVIIVLTDGEDTSSKIPYQLTLKLLKKYNIKVYTIGIDSENEYILDEIANQTNGKYFNANNKEDLIQIYSQIDNLEKSKIKQNKVILKEYYYFYPLFLSIIILILLIYLKNKE, from the coding sequence ATGCCTCACTTATTTTTATTAAAAAAAAGTAGTCAAAAGAATTCCTCATTAATTGAATTTTTAAAATATTTAGCTATTATTTTTGCTATTACAGCACTTGCTTCACCAATAAAGATAAAAAACACTCAATATATAAATAGTGATGGGATAGACATAGTTTTAAGCTTAGACACAAGTGATTCTATGAAACAAAGAGGTTTTAATAAATTTAATATAAATGAAAATAGATTTGATGTGGTAAAAGAACTAGTGAGTGATTTTATAACTAAAAGAATTAATGATAATATTGCATTAGTTGTATTTGGAAACAATGCTTTAATTGCTTCTACACTTAGCTTTGATAAACAAGCACAAAAAAATATATTAAACTACTTAAATATAGGAATAGTTGGTCCAAGAACTGCACTTTTTGACTCATTAGTAAGTAGTGTTAAAATATTAAAAAACTCAACAGCAAAAAGTAAAGTTATCATTGTTTTAACAGATGGGGAAGATACATCAAGTAAAATTCCTTATCAACTTACTTTAAAACTTTTAAAAAAATATAATATAAAAGTCTATACAATCGGAATAGACAGTGAAAATGAATATATACTAGATGAAATCGCAAATCAAACAAATGGTAAATATTTTAATGCAAATAATAAAGAAGATTTAATACAGATTTATTCACAAATTGATAATTTAGAAAAATCAAAAATAAAACAAAACAAAGTTATTTTGAAAGAATATTACTATTTTTATCCACTATTCTTATCTATAATAATTTTAATTTTGTTAATATATTTAAAAAATAAAGAATAA
- a CDS encoding Imm26 family immunity protein, with product MSKKTLTVNEGDIYFIPLFLSHDMSNKSYFRYKFEEDRQNFCFLRIIKDLKGSGILIEVFKYIGNLKSPIESIISSGRLFEPVLIIGDGIHKKRWRKIGETLNYNCELHSNFNQIKLIIGGLDNPRIWQNHKTKDPNEDISLIEEGIMWVACQLESRIVKLLSNK from the coding sequence ATGAGTAAAAAAACATTAACAGTTAATGAAGGAGATATTTATTTTATTCCTTTATTTTTAAGTCATGATATGAGTAATAAAAGTTATTTTAGATATAAATTTGAAGAAGATAGGCAGAATTTTTGTTTTCTTCGAATTATAAAAGATTTAAAAGGTTCAGGAATACTAATAGAAGTATTTAAATATATAGGAAATCTTAAATCTCCTATAGAATCTATAATTTCAAGTGGAAGACTATTTGAACCAGTTTTAATTATTGGAGATGGAATACATAAAAAACGATGGAGAAAAATAGGTGAAACTCTTAATTATAATTGTGAACTTCACTCAAATTTCAATCAAATTAAATTAATCATTGGAGGATTAGATAATCCAAGAATTTGGCAAAACCATAAAACGAAGGATCCTAATGAAGATATTAGTTTAATTGAAGAAGGGATAATGTGGGTCGCATGTCAGTTAGAATCAAGAATTGTCAAGCTACTATCTAATAAGTAA